From Scylla paramamosain isolate STU-SP2022 unplaced genomic scaffold, ASM3559412v1 Contig53, whole genome shotgun sequence, a single genomic window includes:
- the LOC135098291 gene encoding ran-specific GTPase-activating protein-like, translating to MALEKTDLDDSVVSEEGESTSRVGEHDPYFEPVVTLLEVFVVSDDDQEEEMMRLSFEVRQYKLFHYHTSESPPQWKERGMGAISILRNKQKKAVEFVQQQN from the exons ATGGCTCTTGAGAAG acagacctcgATGACAGCGTGGTGAGCGAGGAGGGGGAGTCAACCAGCAGAGTAGGGGAGCATGACCCCTACTTTGAACCAGTGGTGACCTTGCTGGAGGTCTTCGTGGTTAGTGAtgatgaccaggaggaggaaatgatgagacTGAGTttcgaggtcag GCAGTACAAGCTGTTTCATTATCACACCTCTGAGTCGCCCCCACAGTGGAAGGAACGGGGCATGGGGGCCATTAGCATTCTGAGGAACAAGCAGAAGAAGGCT gtGGAGTTTGTTCAGCAGCAGAATTAA